The DNA sequence CATGGGAAGATTTGGAAAATGAtttagatgatgatgatgaagagtcTGAGACTAAATCACAGCACTGTCTCATGGCAAATGAGATAGATCAGGTCTGCCTAGCATCtaagaaaaaggaaaatatgtggtacatggatagcggatgctctaggcatatgaccggaaagacaaccttcttcataaagcttgatgaatatgatggaggactTGTTACCTTTGGTGATGATGCCAAAGGGAAAATAGTGGCTGTTGGGAAAGTTGGTAAaaacttttcttcttgtataaatgatgtgcttcttgtaaatggtttgaaacataaCTTACTTAGTGTTAGTCAACTGTGTGATTTAGGTTTTGATGTTATCTTTAAGAAGTTTGtttgtttggttgtttgtgagaaaactggggatgttttatttgaagctaaaagatgcaataatgtgtatggattaactcttgaggatttaaaggaacaaaatgtaacatgtttcacctctcttgaatctgaaaaatggctttggcatagaaagttgggacatgctagcatgtaccaaatttcttagctagtcaaaaagaatttggttagaggaattccaaacatcaagTTTGATAAGGACCTTACTTGTGAAGCTTGCCAATtgggcaaacaagtaaaatcctcttttaaattaaaagatggaatctcaaccaaaaggccattggaaatgttacatattgatctttttggtcctactagaactcaaagtttggGAGGTAAACATTATGGTCTTGTTGTggttgatgattactctagatttggttgggtacttttccttgctcataagaatgatgcGTTTTATGCTTTttccaccctttgtaagaaaattcaaaatgaaaaggatttgaaaattgcccatttgagaagtgatcatggaagagaatttgaaaatcaagattttgaaaaattctgtgatgacttagggatttctcacaatttttcatgccctagaacaccccaacaaaatggggtggttgaaagaaggaatcgaagccttcaagaaatgactagggccatgctatgtgagaatgaaattcctaaatttttgtgggctgaagctgtgaacacagcatgttatattttgaatagaacaatcattaggaaagggttaaagaaaactccttatgagctatggaaaggaacccctccaaatcttaaatactttcatgtttttggatgcaaatgctttgtacttaataataaagaaaatcttggaaaatttgatccaaaatcctatgaaggaatgtttgttggatattccaccacAAGCAAGGCTTATAGAGTTTATCTCAAGGAACATAGGAcaatagaggaatccatacatgttactttttgtgattctaacttaattcccagtGCTATGATAGATAATGATTCAGATGGAGAAGGAGCTGAAACAAGCAAAGAAAATCACAAATCTGTCCAGAATGAAGAATCTGCCAGTCCAGTTTTGTCTCGTCAGATTGAAGGAGAAACTTCTGATTTGTCTCCTGAGCAGGGACGAGaaactgaaacagtgagaccaccagaagttcatcaaagctcaacacctgttcgaaagcctagagaatggaagtctatgaagggttatcctcatgacttcatcattggtgatccctctcaaggAGTAACAACAAGATCATCCACCAAAAGGCCAACCGAACCTAGCAATCTTGCCCTCTTGTCACAAATAgagcccaacaatgtcaaacaagctcttgaggatccatcatgggtcaaagcaatgcaagaggagcttgctcaatttgacaagaataaggtttggacactagtacctcatccggatggtaagaaggtaacgggtactaagtgggtttttaagaataaacttggtgaggatggacaagttgttcgtaacaaggctagattagtagcccaaggttacgatcaagaagagggtattgattttgatgagtcttttgctccggtagctagaatagaagcaattaggttgcttcttgcctatgctgcccataagggtttcaaaatgtttcaaatggatgttaagtgTGCTTTCCTTAATGGTTTTATTGATAGggaagtgtatgtggctcaaccccccggttttgaacataaagaatttccaaatcatatttttaaattaactaaggctctttatggtcttagacaagctccaagagcttggtatgaaaggcttagtgccttcttgttggaaaatcattttcaaaggggAACCACCGACACTACCTTATTCATTAAagcatctaatgatgatattcttcttgttcaagtttatgttgatgacattgtaTTTGGTTCGGCCAATGtttccttgtgtgaagagtttggaaaactcatgactagtgagtttgagatgagtttaatgggagagcttacttggcctccaaattaagcaaactcctagtggtacttTTATTCACCAAGGAAAGTATGCAAAAGAACTTATCAAAAAGTTTGGCCTAGAAAATTCCAAATCAATGGGCACTCCTATGCATCCCAAtactaaacttgaaaaagatGATGATGGCCAAGATGTGGACGAaacaaggtatagaggaatgataggttcactcatgtaccttacctcctctagaccggatatagtccaaagtgtgggtgtatgttcaaggtTTTAATCACATCCAAAAGAATCCCACCTTACGGCTGTTAAacgcatcattagatacattaagggaacttgtaattatggattatggtatcctaaatctgatgacttttgtgcagtagggttttgtgatgcagattatgcgggagaccgggtggataggaggagcacctccggcatgtgttgcttccttggaagctcactcaacatgtggtcaagcaagaaacaagccacagtggCTCTATCCACTGCTGAAGCCGAATATGTTTCCGCATCTGCTTGTTGctcacaattaatttggttaaaaacacaattggaagattacaaattaaaaatcaatagtatacccttattttgtgataatatgagtgctataaacatttcaaaaaatcctgttctgcactcaagaactaagcacattgagataaaatatcatttcattagggaacatgtgcaaaagggtactattgatattcaatttgtaaaatctgaagaccaaattgagaaaaagtttgggaatgtttgatttgagttttattgAAAATCTGTGAATTTGTGACTCTGTTCTGTCTTGCTCGTAGGTTTGgacgagataaaaataaatggcACAATGGAAGAGCTGTGGTCTAGGGGGAGGGAAcacagaatttaaattttatggGCCCCACCAAATTCCAtaacccccccttctcttagccactgaaaccatcaaggAGGATACGAGGTGTGTCTTATGCAACAGGAATGTTGAGCAGGTCCATCACTTGTTTCTTGGATGCGACTTTGTCTGGCAGGTGTGGAATGCTTGGATATCTGTGTTTGGCCGACTATGATCTCTACCGAAACTGATTAAGGACCACTTTCTAAGATGGACAGAAGAACCGCGTAGGAAGAGGGATCGTAAGCAGCGGTTGAGGTGCTTCTGTGCCGTCATCTGGAACATTTAGATAGAAAGAAATAGAAGGATATTTCAGAATGAAAGCAGAGGTGTCAAAGAAATCATCAATATGTCCTTGCTTAGCGTTAAAGAGTGGGAAGGTGTGTGCTCTTCGTGTTGTTGATGGCTATGCTGGAGATGACATGGAGAGCTTCTTTATGTTGTGTTTGCTTTAGGTGTTGTTCATTTGCTTGTTTTTACGTTTGCTCCACTCTATTGTGTTGAGCtcctttatttaaaaaaaaaaaacataaataaagaaCGCTACTTTATTTTGAAACATGGATATCACcatttatatcaaattttccaaGAAAGGCAAGTGCATTTCAGCAACATGGTAGCATGAACACCAACAAGTTCTTCTATGATGAGTTCCAGTTACTCATAATAATTATGAATCACCCTCAACATATCTCAATCCTCTTCTCTGCAACAAGGACATAGATTAGACAATTTCAGCCAAGCTTCAAGCTTCATACTCGAATAATATAGCAGCATAGAGTGAGAATAACAGTAACAATAGCAGAAATATAGAACATGGGAAGAAAAGCCTCGTGTTTGCACTCCGGCAGAATCCACTAGAAGCCTAGTGTGCGTTCGGTTTGGAATGGAAAAATAGCGTtgataagaaaagaaaaatagagaagTTGTAGATAAACCGTTTATATTTCAAAATGACATACAGACcatgaaaaaaaatgattacGTGAATgggaaaagaaaacataaaaacgATGTTTAATTTGGTGATGTGAATGTCAAAGGTTGGAAAAGATTGGACATTGAGACGATGAAAGAATACCTGAGAATTGGGCAATATTCAAACCAAATCAATATCTTCCAGAGTTGGGTTACTCCAAATCCTGTTTCAGTACCACACGCATTCCCCACTTCTTCACTTCCAAACGCTCATTATCGACATAGCTTTGGTAATCTACTTTGAATTCAAAGCGGGATCCATCAAGATCATGCTGCTTTCCATCCTGAATGAGTAGTTGGCGAGAAAAATAGAATAGGCAGAGCTGAACCAATTCGCCCCTCACCTCCTCCATTTCAAGGCAATCAGCATAGTACACTCGGTTGCCTATTCCTGTTTGGTCGTAAAAGTAGAGGTTAATGGAAATGATTCTATCCAATTGGACAACAATCTCGGTACAAAGGGCAATGCCAATCCAATTGTTGTCATTGGCATTCGGAAATGATTCTATCCACATTATTGAATTATCCGCCCCCTTATTCTGATCCTTAAACCACCTTGGAATTGGAACTCCACTCCCTGGTATTACAATACCAAGGCTTTCAGTGGATTCATTGTGTACCTGTAACCACAAAACACAAACAACCCTAATCATTAGATAAACAAGAGCAGCAATAATGGCAACAACAATACGCACGCACCTTAATGTACTCTCTCATCCATGAACTACCCATTCCACTCAACCTTTCCTTCTCTACTATTTTCGGGCAGTTCAACATACTCAATTGTCTGATGTTCACAAGTTTTGTTCGCTCTGCCGCTGGATAGGGTAATGGTAATGGGAACTCATCTACATACATTAGCCGTTTGCAGTTATCTAACACCAACACTCTCAGTCTGGGAAGCTTGTTTATGAAATCAGGTACTCTAACTATATTGTTTCCCTTGAAATATAAGATCTGTAAATAATGTAAGGATGATATGGCCTCAGGGATAGTATGCAGATTACAATAACTTAGGTTAAGATAATACACGCAGCTTAAGCGAGCCAGAGAAAGCCTCCACAGATGGAACACATGGTTGTATCTACTTTTAGAATAATTGAAGAAATGGAATGGTAACCTAAGCTTAAGCCTTTTAAAAGTGGACCATACTGTCGATTGGCATTGGATACTACTCTCACTTCCATTTTCTAACTCTTTCCCACCAAATAATCTTGAGCACCCCCTCAGATCAACCTCTTTTAGTGAAGATATACCGAATACAGTGATGGGAAAACTCATTAAACTTGTGCAGTCACTCAAATCTAACTCAACAAGTTTTCTTAGGTCTCCAGTTGATGGATGTATGTGCTTAAGCTTTCTACATCCTCTAAGGAACAGCCGCTCAAGATTTGGAGCCTGGCTAAGGTTTGGAGGCTTCACAAGATTTTCGGAGTCAGAGAGatccaattccttcaaattgTCCAGACACTGTTGCACAGTTAGAAAAAACAAACATCATTAATTACACTTTCACTTATTTGTTTGATAACATCAAAATAACTGAagcttattttatttattagtagTACCATTGTGCCATCCCATAGTTGCTTCATGTTGCTCCTTTGCAAGACTAATTTCAAAAGCTTGGATAGCTTACAACACGATGGAAAATACGTAAACGGATAATTATGCCACTCAAGATATCGCAGTTCGCTAGAAATGCTACTAATACTTCCAGAAAAACCAACCATTCTTATTTTGAGAAATTCAAGTCGTCTCATTCTTGATAATGTTTCTGCTCTTAATGTCGTAATTCTTTCTTCATATGGTCCCATCAATTGCACGGCCTTAACATCATCAATTACCTAAATACCAAAAAGCCACAAAAATATTAGATTACTTCAATTACCAATTAActctataaaattaaaaaaattttaaaactgcATACCGTATTTCCAAACATAATACATTGAAAATCCTCTTTGCACCATATCCTACTCCACTTCCATGGCTCATTTGGAGCACTTTGCCGAACTATTCTCATGCCTAACTCTTGCAACAGGTCATGCATTCTAATTTGGCCTTCATCAATTGTTATTAATGATTTATCGATGAGTACACTTATTCCAATCTTTGGATGACGACCACGGCAGTACCACATGTCTTCTACAAACCATTTGTCTTTGTGGTTAAAGAAACAAGCAATGTCCAAAAATATTTCCTTTTCGAGGGGTTCTAATCCATCAAAACTAAGTTGAAGCACATCTGCGATTTCCTTCTTTGGATTATCTTTCAGTCTATCCAAGGCACTTCTCCATACAGAGATATCTCGACCGCGTAGATATGACCCCAAAACTTTAATTGCCAAGGGAAGGCCTTGAGCATATTTAAGTGCAAGATCCGTCAACTTTTTGTACTCTCTGCTAATCTCGTCACAACTCATAATTATATTATCATCAAAAGCTTTTTCACAaaacaattgatgagcttcATCCTCATTCAAGAGTTGAACTTTGTATGTTTGATCTAGCCCAAAAGAGTTCAAGACATGTTGATCTCTAGAAGTTACTACAATTCTGCTTCCTGGGAATAGACAATCACGAGTCACGCCAAGGTTCTCTAACTGTTCAACTTCTTCGGCATTATCTAGAACAATCAGAGCCTTTTGACAGCGTAGCATAGTTTTTATCAAACTCTTAGCTTCGTAATGATTGTATATATCTTGGATCTCTCCATTTGTAATTTGACAAACAAGTTGCTTTTGTAGAGAAGATAGACCACCCGCATCACGAAAAACTTTGCTTATATCATCAACAAAACAATGAGCACCAAATTTATGAAGGTTTCTACCATACACGACCCTAGCAAGTGTTGACTTTCCTATCCCACCCATGCCACAAACGCCTACAACCCGAACTTCATTATCGGAGTTGAAATCAATCAGGTTTTCCAATTCTTCCACACGAGATTGCATCCCAACCAACCCATCCACACTTGACAAATTGCAACCTAGTTTGCTTCTCACCCTTTTAACAATTTTTTCAATCTCTCCATTCTCCTGCCTGaaagaacaaagagaaaatGAACTTGTAAGCTCATTTTCTTATATAAGACAAcctaaaacaaagagaaaacgaGAGCAATACAAGGTGATTTTGTTTAATCAACTTATTCATGTATAGATAGTAATGGAATTTAGGAAAGATTACTTACTTATTTTGTATATCCCAACCAGAGAGATTGGCGACTTGCAGCAGAGATTCCCTCCATTGTTGCACCATCTTTGAGTTATCTTTGAATCTTTCTTCATGCTCAGCCAACGCTTTCCCATAGTTTCCGGTCTGTTTACGCACCTCAGACGGACTCACATCGTAGAAAATAGGCAACAGATTTGGTTCTGTTATCAAATTGCTGCAATCAAGCATCTTAGCGAGTTCCTGCAAGCACCATGAAGAGGTAGCATAGTTCTTGGAGAAGATGACAATGAGAACCTGAGATCCTTCAATTGCTTGCACCAGCTCAGTGGAGATGTGCTGTCCTTGCAACAGATTCCTATCGTCCCTGAATGCAAGTATTCCGTTTCTACGGAAAGCGGCAAAGAGATGATCAGCAAAGGTGTTGCGTACGTCCTCACCTCTGAAGCTCACAAACACGTCATATTTGGGTCTTGTGCTGCTTGATGACATGCTTTGGATGCTCCTGCACTCCATTGACGAAGTAGAAGATAACAAGCACTTTTGTAAATGAAAACAAAGGTAAGAAGTTGAAGTGAAAGAGTGGAAGTGACTGTGTGCAGAGAAGAAATATATAGAAAAGCTATCGAGACTTGTCATATTCTGAGAAGTTGGATTGAAAGTCTCTTTTGGAGGAAGGAAGCATCGTAGTAATTGAGACAAAGACTAATATTGTACCTTTAAAGGCCAATCAAATCATATTCCGCTTGACTCCTGTAACAAACCAAGTCtagtttattttatattttgtcaTTATCACAAGTTCAGTAGTTCACAACCGTGTTGATTATTCTTCTGGAGTataatgttaaaatataatCCTTCTGCTTCTGGAAAAGCTGAGGCTCACCAAGTGGGACCCAAtgcaactctctctctctctctctttctattTCAATTCCCGAAAATACCATAGAAATGTGAGGAGTGAATTCCTTGTATATACCTTTaacaacaaaaacaaacaaTCCTGATCTTTAGATGCACACCTCAGAAAACAagacagaagaagaaaaatacgCACGTAGCTTAAGGTTACACACACCTTTAGCTCGTTCTTAAATCTTAAAAGCGTGTGGAACTTGAAAGAAATTTTTGGAaggacaaaaattttaataaaaaaattatataatagtatttatattaaattaaaactaaaaatatatttattttatttttaaatttattaattaatattacaTATAGCTAAagttaactaaaaaaataaatataattttcgttaaaaaaattgtttagattaataaatcaatttaattttaaataaaaggtcaattttaaaaaaataattaccttttacatgaaaaaaaataatttttgttcataaaaattttatttttatttaaaaattatttttttaatctaaaaactgatttttctttttaaaaaactgattttttatttaaattatacaacAACAATTACaacttataaattattttgtaatattttaaaagattaatttatctttcaataatatttATCTCTCAAAAGtctcaagattaattatttttggtattattttcagtacaatcaaataatataatacaacaaaataaaatcttaaatttctaataaaataaaaatatcaaaatttattaatgtaaaCAATGTTGAtactataataatatttaacttgTAATgttgatttaaaataaaatttaactttttattaataattgatATTACTACTCGTTAtactataatttttattattctaaaaataaaataatgcatAACGTTGATGCAGTAATCTTTTCTTTCTGATACCCTGATTTAGAATGCAAAAAGGAGTTTATGCTTATGCATGTTCTGAGAAGATGGGCTGAAACTCCTTGGAGGAGGCATGGTAGAATTTTCGGCAAAGACTAATCTTTTTGCAAAACCAGAGTTGGAACTGGGAAGCTGAAAGTTGGAATTAGAACTTGCCTTATTTAACATTCATTAATTGTTACTAGAATTAATGAATGCTAAATAAGACAAGTTTTGAGCCTTTTTTCTCTCTAGCATTACTGTTCGGTTGTCGGGTTCCGGACAGGTCGGGTGTGCAAGTGAAGGGGTGGATAGGTGAGGACACCTTAGCCTTGGTCGCGCTGATTGCGGGTTTGCCGAGCTGGCGAGCACTTGTACTGGTGAATGGAcgagggggggtgccacctgcaaagacactccgacgcttaAGTCAGTGATGTGCAGGCGAGCAGAATAACGAGGTGAAAGGATATGACGTACCTCgtgggaagagccaatcttccctttatatacatgtcagtagtgggcccctcaTGGGACAGGCCCATATTCCCAAGGACGTTGTCCTACAGCCGCGTATGTgccgtacaggacgcgtgtccgggtcggtcgGAGGGtgcgtgtccgggtcgggtaTTGCTGGGATCAGGTCGACCCGCGCTGATTTTAGGCcgggccgtaacagtgcccccacgcgccaatggTAGTCGTGGGAGCTACCAAGGGCGTGTCGTCTCGCACTTCGTTTGGCCGGCCGCTCGTGGGAAGGATGTGCCCCCAACGCGCGTGTCCCTTGGTTGCCCAAACAACCGTTTCATCGCTTTGTTTCCTGCGCCGAGCattgaatgctcataatggggtgaGAAAACCCCGTTTGAAAAGACCATTTTGCCCCTAGGTGTTTCGCGCTTTGGAAGCAGTTTTTAAAACGATCGGCTTCGACGCTTCCATACTTTTTCACACTCCctatttttcctttcttcttccttgcTACAAGATTTCAAGGTGTTGCAGTGGTGCCACCGTTCGTCTTTCTTACATCTTCACAGACTCGCAACTTCATCCCCTTTTTATCAATTCAGGTAACTTTCGAATCCTTCCccttttatgcattatttttgcATGCTTGTTGCTTGTTGCTTGGTTCTTTGATGTTACTGTGTAG is a window from the Arachis stenosperma cultivar V10309 chromosome 3, arast.V10309.gnm1.PFL2, whole genome shotgun sequence genome containing:
- the LOC130966099 gene encoding disease resistance protein RUN1-like isoform X1, whose amino-acid sequence is MECRSIQSMSSSSTRPKYDVFVSFRGEDVRNTFADHLFAAFRRNGILAFRDDRNLLQGQHISTELVQAIEGSQVLIVIFSKNYATSSWCLQELAKMLDCSNLITEPNLLPIFYDVSPSEVRKQTGNYGKALAEHEERFKDNSKMVQQWRESLLQVANLSGWDIQNKQENGEIEKIVKRVRSKLGCNLSSVDGLVGMQSRVEELENLIDFNSDNEVRVVGVCGMGGIGKSTLARVVYGRNLHKFGAHCFVDDISKVFRDAGGLSSLQKQLVCQITNGEIQDIYNHYEAKSLIKTMLRCQKALIVLDNAEEVEQLENLGVTRDCLFPGSRIVVTSRDQHVLNSFGLDQTYKVQLLNEDEAHQLFCEKAFDDNIIMSCDEISREYKKLTDLALKYAQGLPLAIKVLGSYLRGRDISVWRSALDRLKDNPKKEIADVLQLSFDGLEPLEKEIFLDIACFFNHKDKWFVEDMWYCRGRHPKIGISVLIDKSLITIDEGQIRMHDLLQELGMRIVRQSAPNEPWKWSRIWCKEDFQCIMFGNTVIDDVKAVQLMGPYEERITTLRAETLSRMRRLEFLKIRMVGFSGSISSISSELRYLEWHNYPFTYFPSCCKLSKLLKLVLQRSNMKQLWDGTMCLDNLKELDLSDSENLVKPPNLSQAPNLERLFLRGCRKLKHIHPSTGDLRKLVELDLSDCTSLMSFPITVFGISSLKEVDLRGCSRLFGGKELENGSESSIQCQSTVWSTFKRLKLRLPFHFFNYSKSRYNHVFHLWRLSLARLSCVYYLNLSYCNLHTIPEAISSLHYLQILYFKGNNIVRVPDFINKLPRLRVLVLDNCKRLMYVDEFPLPLPYPAAERTKLVNIRQLSMLNCPKIVEKERLSGMGSSWMREYIKVHNESTESLGIVIPGSGVPIPRWFKDQNKGADNSIMWIESFPNANDNNWIGIALCTEIVVQLDRIISINLYFYDQTGIGNRVYYADCLEMEEVRGELVQLCLFYFSRQLLIQDGKQHDLDGSRFEFKVDYQSYVDNERLEVKKWGMRVVLKQDLE
- the LOC130966099 gene encoding disease resistance protein RUN1-like isoform X2, with product MECRSIQSMSSSSTRPKYDVFVSFRGEDVRNTFADHLFAAFRRNGILAFRDDRNLLQGQHISTELVQAIEGSQVLIVIFSKNYATSSWCLQELAKMLDCSNLITEPNLLPIFYDVSPSEVRKQTGNYGKALAEHEERFKDNSKMVQQWRESLLQVANLSGWDIQNKQENGEIEKIVKRVRSKLGCNLSSVDGLVGMQSRVEELENLIDFNSDNEVRVVGVCGMGGIGKSTLARVVYGRNLHKFGAHCFVDDISKVFRDAGGLSSLQKQLVCQITNGEIQDIYNHYEAKSLIKTMLRCQKALIVLDNAEEVEQLENLGVTRDCLFPGSRIVVTSRDQHVLNSFGLDQTYKVQLLNEDEAHQLFCEKAFDDNIIMSCDEISREYKKLTDLALKYAQGLPLAIKVLGSYLRGRDISVWRSALDRLKDNPKKEIADVLQLSFDGLEPLEKEIFLDIACFFNHKDKWFVEDMWYCRGRHPKIGISVLIDKSLITIDEGQIRMHDLLQELGMRIVRQSAPNEPWKWSRIWCKEDFQCIMFGNTVIDDVKAVQLMGPYEERITTLRAETLSRMRRLEFLKIRMLSKLLKLVLQRSNMKQLWDGTMCLDNLKELDLSDSENLVKPPNLSQAPNLERLFLRGCRKLKHIHPSTGDLRKLVELDLSDCTSLMSFPITVFGISSLKEVDLRGCSRLFGGKELENGSESSIQCQSTVWSTFKRLKLRLPFHFFNYSKSRYNHVFHLWRLSLARLSCVYYLNLSYCNLHTIPEAISSLHYLQILYFKGNNIVRVPDFINKLPRLRVLVLDNCKRLMYVDEFPLPLPYPAAERTKLVNIRQLSMLNCPKIVEKERLSGMGSSWMREYIKVHNESTESLGIVIPGSGVPIPRWFKDQNKGADNSIMWIESFPNANDNNWIGIALCTEIVVQLDRIISINLYFYDQTGIGNRVYYADCLEMEEVRGELVQLCLFYFSRQLLIQDGKQHDLDGSRFEFKVDYQSYVDNERLEVKKWGMRVVLKQDLE